A single genomic interval of Bradyrhizobium japonicum USDA 6 harbors:
- a CDS encoding glycoside hydrolase family 28 protein, producing the protein MTKRFRNWALLSILASMVVGPAAKAQDRRTIAEPVAPDTVCDRPVPSGKNDTVSLQEAIEHCPDGAAVYLGRGEFHSGPLEMKSGVTLWVGRGATLIAIPEPAAYDKGLGQCGRIAEKGDGCRPFISFSKTRGGGIYGEGIIDGQGGALIGGGAETWWQLARRAQAQGGNQNAPRLIQVDHAQDITFSGVTLRNAANFHVAMNRVEGATFWALTIDSPADARNTDGIDLGASQDVTITHSWIRTGDDNVAIKAGDNGSSSHISIIDNYFGWGHGMSIGSEVNSGARDILVRNLTLDGTTSGLRIKSDVGRGGLVENVTYEYVCLRGNRWPLAFDAKYDPRAQGTRIPVYRQIVLRHVHGDTGVLLMRGIDERHALDVTLEDVRFANSATWQLEHANVSANHSDVWPPLPGRATQPPLRGSEVCSKAFRDGNR; encoded by the coding sequence ATGACAAAGCGTTTTCGCAACTGGGCCCTATTGTCCATACTCGCCTCCATGGTTGTCGGCCCCGCCGCAAAAGCGCAAGACCGCCGGACTATCGCCGAACCTGTTGCACCTGATACGGTCTGTGATCGCCCTGTGCCTTCCGGCAAGAACGATACAGTTAGCCTACAGGAGGCCATTGAACATTGCCCCGATGGCGCTGCAGTTTATCTCGGGCGCGGCGAGTTTCACTCAGGTCCACTCGAGATGAAATCGGGCGTGACCTTATGGGTCGGACGCGGTGCGACACTGATCGCCATCCCCGAACCTGCCGCTTACGACAAGGGCCTCGGGCAATGTGGTCGCATTGCGGAAAAGGGCGACGGTTGCCGGCCATTCATCAGCTTTTCTAAAACGCGCGGCGGCGGTATCTACGGAGAGGGCATCATCGATGGTCAGGGCGGCGCGCTGATCGGCGGCGGCGCGGAAACCTGGTGGCAGCTAGCCCGCCGCGCCCAAGCCCAGGGCGGCAATCAGAACGCCCCACGCTTGATCCAGGTCGATCATGCGCAGGATATCACGTTCTCTGGTGTCACCTTGCGCAACGCTGCCAATTTTCATGTCGCGATGAACCGGGTTGAAGGTGCCACGTTTTGGGCCCTCACGATCGATTCGCCGGCGGATGCCCGCAACACCGATGGCATCGATCTTGGCGCCAGTCAGGATGTGACCATCACCCACAGCTGGATCCGTACGGGTGACGACAACGTCGCAATCAAGGCCGGCGACAATGGTTCAAGCAGCCATATCTCGATCATTGATAATTATTTCGGCTGGGGGCATGGCATGTCGATCGGCAGCGAGGTGAATTCCGGGGCCAGAGACATATTGGTGCGTAATCTGACACTGGATGGTACGACGTCGGGCCTGCGCATCAAGAGCGATGTTGGTCGAGGCGGTCTGGTCGAGAACGTGACTTATGAGTACGTGTGCCTGAGGGGCAACCGGTGGCCGCTGGCTTTCGATGCAAAATATGATCCGCGCGCTCAAGGCACGAGGATTCCGGTCTATCGGCAAATCGTTCTCCGTCATGTGCATGGCGACACTGGTGTGCTGCTGATGCGCGGCATAGACGAGCGGCATGCCCTGGACGTGACACTCGAAGATGTTCGATTTGCCAATTCCGCGACTTGGCAACTTGAACATGCGAACGTCAGCGCAAATCACTCTGACGTATGGCCCCCGCTGCCCGGACGAGCTACACAACCGCCGCTGCGCGGATCGGAGGTATGTTCCAAGGCATTCCGCGACGGCAATCGGTAA
- a CDS encoding Wadjet anti-phage system protein JetD domain-containing protein produces the protein MARRFTDAIGLLNDLLNRFEAGAASPIAHPDYPAFPSVVAADAFLKQIREAESAGAVSLGWGRGPMRDQVAHVRLASAEILYRYLRRTPASRIAEDAAVRLVAGAAMHDSLKNSASQVAEVWGRGKTWHGVASSDVETLRDAFVLAQAILANKHLGVDYKTFSRRTVGHSKTLERIEGAVVRLLSGILEFPPGARPREALRAIGLERFAPPLLIAGKIDLDGADLSGISPLYLGITPKEADRVRFREPPAYVLTIENFASFNRHIAEADPGRLGTTMYVGGYPSLATQQALRTIAGLVSEQTPIFHWSDIDPDGTWIFHTIERAVDRPIRAHLMSVEVAERLGQVPFKKSAPARCPPDSGIAALAAYLAKDGAKTLEQEELDPVLPEFH, from the coding sequence ATGGCTCGGCGTTTCACGGATGCGATCGGCCTGCTGAACGACCTGCTCAACCGCTTCGAGGCGGGGGCCGCAAGCCCGATCGCCCACCCGGACTACCCCGCTTTCCCATCAGTAGTCGCGGCGGACGCCTTCCTGAAACAGATCAGGGAAGCCGAAAGCGCCGGCGCGGTCTCCCTTGGTTGGGGGCGGGGCCCCATGCGCGACCAAGTGGCACATGTGCGGCTGGCCTCGGCGGAGATCCTATACCGATATCTCCGCCGTACCCCCGCGTCGCGCATCGCGGAGGATGCCGCTGTGCGGCTTGTCGCCGGGGCGGCGATGCACGACTCTCTGAAGAACAGCGCTTCCCAAGTCGCCGAGGTATGGGGGCGGGGGAAAACGTGGCACGGGGTTGCTTCGTCCGATGTCGAGACACTGCGCGACGCGTTCGTTCTCGCCCAGGCCATCCTGGCTAACAAACATCTTGGCGTCGACTACAAGACCTTCTCGAGACGAACGGTGGGGCACAGCAAAACGCTCGAACGGATCGAAGGCGCGGTCGTGCGGCTCCTGAGCGGCATCCTGGAGTTTCCCCCCGGCGCGCGGCCACGCGAGGCGCTCCGGGCAATCGGCCTTGAGCGCTTCGCGCCACCGCTGCTGATCGCGGGCAAGATCGACCTCGATGGAGCCGACCTCTCCGGAATCTCTCCGCTGTATCTCGGAATCACTCCCAAGGAAGCAGATCGCGTCCGCTTCCGGGAGCCGCCGGCCTACGTGCTAACGATCGAAAATTTCGCAAGCTTCAACCGGCACATCGCCGAGGCGGACCCCGGCCGATTAGGAACGACCATGTATGTCGGAGGGTACCCCTCGCTTGCCACCCAGCAGGCGCTGCGGACGATCGCAGGATTGGTATCCGAACAGACGCCGATCTTTCATTGGTCGGACATCGATCCGGACGGCACCTGGATCTTCCACACCATCGAGCGCGCCGTCGACCGGCCGATCCGTGCCCACCTCATGAGTGTCGAAGTTGCCGAGCGTTTGGGACAAGTGCCGTTCAAAAAATCCGCACCCGCTCGATGTCCACCGGACTCCGGTATCGCAGCTCTGGCAGCGTACCTGGCGAAAGATGGAGCCAAGACGCTCGAGCAGGAAGAACTCGATCCAGTCCTGCCAGAGTTTCATTAG
- a CDS encoding SbcC/MukB-like Walker B domain-containing protein yields the protein MMELRHLTMVNWHLFDVADIDVTGHVGVLGENRSGKSTILDMAQVVLTGASRRFLRLNAVAGDSGKSRSGSKRSVVDYCLGTLGEDQRRRDEARTYIALGFEDTEDARPPVTIGMALEARKSDSRETVLALFVAVGTVLSSKDFIEQRGKSQFPAQWEDVRARIVAAVGEGSFVNHRDRASDYVREYMRHLLPHSSFGEQNASALQKSIVNAMTLDHNQTATQFVRNYILEDSPIGIKELRESIQTYHNISETIRKMRLRLEALRALRSVLAALEEALETKFREEWVAKRATWLAARATNLDFKTKRRTEMARRDAAAKELEFIDDDVKAIDKEIERLTAAIAEHDAKTGRKSLQQTADVAGQAAHRASADFKARMENIRRLEPLRAMCADGFEDFVPALERLLTATAGADIVGVSDEVTAAEKSFAASGAKWLPKIDEARQTIIAELSGLRGRRDEVLERIRQHAAGGARAYLGDDTELLCRRLRQEGMVPRVLCDIIEVAEPEWVGAAEALLGRDREAVFVDRADISAATSIFKEGRREFRHASLVSLNKLEQFRAKPERGTFPSIFRSQDPDAMAFIMRRYGNVRLADTLDQFNRPGRAIMKDGLYDDGLVRSHRWIESSQHKIGKAAQANALRSLQDQAEELGRIMTDKGKEAHAAEQAFAALKNICEGRNDLGACAAAFVAAQTEVAEAQARLDALDGAGDGGLREKKRAQQKLKEKRLEERKTQQKAFGEHDGEVRSAERRLGEGENVPGSELNLRVARSIYRKFFPLYSTAKGRAVYRDRLDAAAQKGFAEKHRAIAEKALKDANASDNERARIERRVRELLYDYFDQFGMSSQVGAESEPLREVKPWMEQLISDIESNELRQYERQAREAAEKASTLLRGEFINALTARIGKMERELQSLNRSLYAHPFHNERYSFHRTQMVEFQPILKIIEIAKTSPEALDMLFRGDVPDDFPHKDTIVALEALLEDPDKDFAQFEDYRNFYTFEIHMEDVATGRSTRWEQRRGTGSGAEQQVPIYVAIGASLAAVYGSAERRAGKPAGFALAMFDEAFSKMDGKNQRQMMSFYKNLGLQFVIAAPFEKRVAVLEHMDTIVEVDRIGEQSRATVVELKEKAKRELMAIDPDLMSEDELATRLAAE from the coding sequence ATGATGGAGCTACGCCACCTGACGATGGTGAACTGGCACCTGTTCGACGTCGCCGACATCGACGTGACAGGACACGTCGGGGTCCTGGGCGAGAACCGGTCCGGCAAATCGACAATCCTCGACATGGCACAGGTCGTTCTCACCGGCGCGAGCCGGCGGTTCTTGCGCCTGAACGCGGTCGCCGGCGATAGCGGAAAATCGCGCAGCGGCTCGAAGCGCAGCGTCGTCGATTACTGCCTTGGGACGCTCGGCGAAGACCAGCGCCGGCGCGACGAGGCGCGCACCTACATCGCGCTCGGTTTCGAAGACACGGAAGACGCCCGGCCACCGGTCACGATCGGCATGGCGCTCGAGGCGCGCAAGTCCGACAGCAGGGAGACCGTGCTGGCATTGTTCGTCGCCGTCGGGACCGTTCTGAGCTCCAAGGACTTCATCGAGCAGCGAGGAAAGTCGCAATTCCCGGCGCAATGGGAGGACGTGCGCGCCCGGATCGTCGCGGCGGTCGGCGAAGGCAGCTTCGTCAATCATCGCGACCGGGCGAGCGACTATGTCCGCGAGTACATGCGCCATCTTCTGCCGCATTCGTCCTTTGGCGAACAGAACGCCAGCGCCCTGCAGAAATCAATCGTCAACGCGATGACGCTCGATCACAACCAGACGGCGACGCAGTTCGTGCGGAACTACATCCTCGAGGACAGTCCGATCGGCATCAAGGAGCTGCGCGAGTCGATCCAGACATACCACAACATCAGCGAGACCATCCGGAAAATGCGCCTCAGGCTCGAAGCCCTGAGGGCGCTTCGGAGCGTCCTCGCCGCGCTTGAAGAGGCGCTCGAGACCAAGTTCAGGGAGGAATGGGTCGCAAAACGCGCGACTTGGCTCGCGGCGCGCGCGACAAACCTGGACTTCAAGACCAAGCGGCGTACCGAGATGGCCCGCCGGGACGCCGCAGCAAAAGAACTCGAATTCATCGACGACGACGTCAAGGCCATCGATAAGGAGATCGAACGCCTCACGGCCGCGATCGCCGAGCACGATGCCAAGACCGGCAGAAAGTCCCTGCAGCAGACCGCCGATGTGGCCGGGCAGGCGGCGCACCGCGCCTCGGCGGACTTCAAGGCTCGCATGGAGAACATCCGTCGCCTGGAGCCGCTACGCGCGATGTGCGCGGACGGTTTCGAGGACTTCGTTCCTGCGCTTGAGCGTCTTCTGACCGCCACCGCCGGGGCCGACATCGTGGGCGTCTCCGACGAGGTCACCGCGGCCGAGAAGTCCTTCGCGGCAAGCGGCGCCAAATGGCTGCCGAAGATCGACGAAGCGCGTCAAACGATCATCGCGGAGCTTTCTGGCCTCCGCGGCAGGCGCGACGAGGTGCTCGAACGGATCCGACAGCACGCCGCCGGAGGGGCGCGTGCCTATCTCGGCGACGACACTGAACTCCTCTGCCGCAGGCTGCGGCAGGAGGGAATGGTCCCGCGCGTACTCTGCGACATCATCGAAGTCGCCGAACCCGAGTGGGTGGGAGCCGCCGAGGCGCTCCTCGGCCGCGACCGGGAAGCTGTGTTCGTGGACAGAGCGGATATCAGCGCCGCCACGTCAATCTTCAAGGAAGGTCGCCGCGAGTTTCGCCATGCATCGCTCGTGAGCCTAAACAAGCTCGAGCAGTTCAGGGCCAAGCCGGAGCGCGGCACTTTCCCCTCGATCTTCCGGAGCCAGGATCCGGACGCGATGGCCTTCATCATGCGCCGCTACGGCAATGTCCGTCTCGCCGACACGCTCGACCAGTTCAACAGGCCCGGCCGGGCGATTATGAAGGACGGCCTCTACGACGACGGACTCGTCCGGAGCCATCGCTGGATCGAATCCTCGCAGCATAAGATCGGAAAGGCAGCCCAGGCGAACGCCCTGCGATCCCTGCAGGATCAGGCCGAGGAGCTGGGTCGGATCATGACCGACAAGGGGAAGGAGGCCCATGCCGCGGAGCAGGCTTTTGCCGCTCTGAAGAACATCTGCGAGGGACGTAATGACCTGGGGGCGTGCGCGGCCGCCTTCGTGGCCGCGCAGACTGAGGTCGCTGAAGCTCAGGCCAGGCTCGATGCTCTCGACGGCGCGGGGGACGGCGGGCTTCGCGAAAAAAAGAGGGCGCAGCAGAAGCTGAAGGAGAAGAGGCTGGAGGAGAGAAAGACACAGCAGAAGGCATTCGGCGAGCATGACGGCGAGGTCAGGTCGGCGGAGAGGAGGCTCGGAGAGGGCGAGAACGTGCCTGGCTCCGAACTCAACCTTAGGGTCGCCCGGTCGATATACCGCAAGTTCTTCCCACTCTACTCCACCGCGAAAGGCAGGGCCGTCTACCGCGACCGCCTCGATGCCGCAGCCCAAAAGGGCTTCGCGGAGAAACACCGGGCTATCGCCGAGAAGGCCTTGAAGGATGCGAACGCGTCCGACAACGAGCGCGCCCGGATCGAGCGACGGGTCCGCGAGCTTCTTTACGATTACTTCGACCAGTTCGGGATGAGTTCGCAGGTCGGCGCGGAAAGCGAGCCGCTGCGGGAGGTGAAGCCATGGATGGAGCAGCTGATCTCGGATATCGAATCCAACGAGCTGCGCCAGTACGAAAGGCAGGCGCGGGAAGCGGCAGAGAAGGCCTCCACCCTGCTGCGCGGCGAATTCATCAATGCGCTCACGGCCCGGATCGGAAAGATGGAGCGGGAGCTGCAATCGTTGAACCGTAGCCTCTACGCACATCCCTTCCATAACGAGCGATATTCATTCCATCGCACCCAGATGGTGGAATTCCAGCCCATCCTGAAGATTATCGAAATCGCCAAAACCTCTCCGGAGGCGCTCGATATGCTGTTCCGGGGCGACGTGCCCGATGACTTCCCGCACAAGGATACGATCGTCGCACTCGAGGCGCTGCTCGAGGACCCCGACAAGGATTTCGCCCAGTTCGAGGACTACCGCAACTTCTACACCTTCGAGATCCACATGGAGGATGTTGCCACCGGCCGCTCGACCCGCTGGGAGCAGCGGCGCGGCACCGGGTCTGGCGCTGAACAACAGGTGCCTATCTACGTTGCCATCGGCGCTTCGCTGGCCGCCGTCTACGGCAGCGCGGAGCGTCGTGCCGGCAAGCCCGCCGGTTTCGCGCTCGCCATGTTCGATGAGGCCTTCTCCAAGATGGACGGCAAGAACCAGCGGCAGATGATGAGCTTTTACAAAAACCTCGGCCTGCAGTTCGTGATCGCGGCGCCGTTCGAGAAGCGCGTCGCCGTGCTCGAGCACATGGACACCATCGTGGAGGTGGACCGGATCGGCGAGCAGTCTAGGGCCACTGTGGTGGAACTGAAAGAGAAGGCCAAGCGCGAGCTGATGGCCATCGATCCGGACCTGATGTCCGAAGATGAGCTCGCCACCCGTCTGGCCGCCGAGTAG
- a CDS encoding DUF4194 domain-containing protein has translation MLSEFENVERSFGAEKAADLRKAQHFLLRRQFVFAGDPRTGTVYNTIMDGRFRDVVDGFFDSCGYRVHRDPEAQWAGIVAMDEDVPLPRMKLDETIVMLVLAAYWQQEVNVGAVEDRAVVVATLNDLFDRYREMAQHGGGGAISAARFRDILREVAQRSLVEIGDFDDEQQDCEIRIRPMIKLISGGDALQRLERYVRSEEARFPQPTGGEA, from the coding sequence ATGCTCAGTGAGTTCGAAAACGTCGAGCGCTCCTTCGGCGCGGAAAAGGCAGCCGACCTCCGCAAAGCGCAGCACTTCCTGCTACGGCGGCAGTTCGTGTTCGCGGGAGACCCCCGGACCGGGACAGTCTACAACACGATCATGGACGGCCGCTTCCGCGACGTGGTCGACGGCTTCTTCGATAGTTGCGGATACCGCGTCCACCGCGATCCGGAGGCGCAGTGGGCCGGCATCGTCGCCATGGACGAGGACGTGCCGCTGCCCCGGATGAAGCTCGACGAAACCATCGTCATGCTGGTGCTGGCGGCATACTGGCAGCAGGAGGTGAACGTCGGAGCAGTCGAGGACCGGGCCGTCGTAGTGGCCACTTTGAACGACCTGTTCGATCGCTACCGCGAGATGGCGCAACACGGCGGCGGTGGCGCGATCTCGGCCGCCCGGTTCCGGGACATCCTGCGCGAGGTCGCCCAACGCAGTTTGGTCGAGATCGGTGATTTTGACGACGAGCAGCAGGACTGCGAGATCAGGATCCGTCCGATGATTAAGCTGATCAGTGGCGGCGATGCCCTCCAACGGCTCGAGCGCTACGTCCGTAGCGAGGAGGCGCGGTTTCCGCAGCCCACAGGAGGCGAGGCATGA
- a CDS encoding Wadjet anti-phage system protein JetA family protein produces MTLFRHLHDDAFLAFSRDHKHLYAACLLDLHERFFSGAPSFPTPQQVVHAIYDVMRANPVLWNEGDDFGSLPEMISARRRRIRKADVALASEKGDKALGLARQLYARLLVWGWLEEEEYGLRVTVDMAMGPLLVLQRLASLNKDLSQRFGGLIVQIRLNLEAVEKLRPEITDRKQREAALAVREARNQADQFTKSLRAILADLKRVRRTVMESKTVATRLEAFFEEFIEQLLLKDFESILTVNHPYRFRDAIVDLARRISYSPETMQVLAEEYIASSMAADIEDGRMAAADDLLAIESIFDQIGEMFDRIEAFRRQLEARVRNTIKYAERGGQGLVGRAGDLVRRLDALLRDGRHHKATIEWSIEPLRSPWSEHHQAPARQPRRPVEARELAEPPSDPLYELRKKLRLEYIARIAPRPEDVRRFLEGQVPPFATREARFMEIDTVDDFLAFDCARRYALTGEVPAQVAAGFELEPCPDTPPHDSEWLRCANFLVKRSGALRKARAAHAQ; encoded by the coding sequence TTGACCTTGTTCCGCCATTTGCATGACGACGCCTTTTTAGCTTTTTCGCGCGATCACAAGCACCTGTACGCAGCGTGTCTGCTGGATCTGCACGAACGCTTCTTTTCAGGCGCGCCGTCGTTCCCGACGCCGCAGCAGGTGGTCCACGCCATCTACGACGTCATGCGCGCCAACCCCGTCCTCTGGAACGAGGGCGATGATTTCGGCAGCCTGCCGGAAATGATCTCCGCGAGACGCCGCCGGATCCGGAAGGCCGACGTCGCGCTCGCTTCCGAGAAGGGCGACAAGGCGCTCGGTCTTGCCCGACAACTATACGCCCGGCTGCTCGTCTGGGGATGGCTTGAAGAGGAGGAATACGGGCTTCGCGTCACTGTGGACATGGCTATGGGACCGCTGCTCGTGCTGCAACGGCTCGCGAGCCTCAACAAGGATCTCTCGCAGCGATTCGGCGGCTTGATCGTGCAAATCCGCCTCAACCTGGAGGCCGTCGAAAAACTGAGGCCTGAGATCACCGACCGCAAGCAGCGCGAAGCCGCGCTCGCCGTCCGCGAGGCGCGCAATCAGGCCGACCAGTTCACTAAGAGTCTGCGGGCCATTCTGGCCGACCTGAAGCGCGTCCGACGGACCGTCATGGAGTCGAAAACAGTCGCTACCCGGCTCGAAGCCTTTTTCGAGGAGTTCATCGAACAGCTCCTGCTGAAGGATTTCGAGTCCATCCTCACCGTCAACCATCCATACCGCTTCCGCGACGCCATCGTCGATCTCGCGCGGAGGATCTCCTACAGCCCGGAAACCATGCAGGTCCTCGCCGAGGAGTACATAGCTTCCAGCATGGCAGCCGACATCGAGGACGGTCGAATGGCCGCGGCCGACGACCTGCTGGCTATCGAAAGCATCTTCGATCAGATCGGGGAGATGTTCGACAGGATCGAGGCCTTCCGCAGGCAGCTCGAAGCCCGGGTCCGCAACACCATTAAGTACGCCGAGCGGGGCGGGCAGGGACTCGTCGGCCGGGCCGGCGACCTGGTGCGGCGCCTGGATGCCTTACTGCGCGACGGCAGGCACCACAAGGCGACAATCGAATGGAGCATCGAGCCGCTGCGGTCGCCCTGGTCGGAGCACCATCAGGCGCCGGCCAGGCAGCCGCGCCGTCCCGTCGAAGCAAGGGAGCTCGCCGAGCCGCCGTCGGATCCGTTGTATGAACTGCGCAAGAAGCTCCGCCTCGAGTACATCGCTCGCATCGCGCCCCGCCCCGAGGATGTCAGACGATTCCTCGAGGGCCAGGTGCCGCCATTCGCGACCAGGGAAGCCCGCTTCATGGAAATCGATACCGTGGACGACTTTCTCGCCTTCGATTGCGCCCGCCGATATGCGCTGACAGGCGAGGTTCCGGCGCAGGTCGCGGCCGGGTTCGAACTCGAACCGTGCCCCGACACGCCCCCACACGACAGCGAATGGCTCCGTTGCGCCAACTTCCTGGTCAAGCGATCGGGCGCACTCCGGAAGGCGAGGGCGGCTCATGCTCAGTGA
- a CDS encoding IS630-like element ISRj1 family transposase, translating into MIPEAREVHLSRKDRKVLEACCRSPVTLQRDLKRARIVLLAADGRSTRSIAKEVGVQPRIVSLWRHRYADHGLEGLQDKPRPGKQRIYTKTTDKRILKLLDKPPPQGFARWTGPLLAEALGDVDVQYVWRFLRSHKIDLVARKSWCESNDPNFTAKAADVVGLYVAPPAKAIVLCVDEKPSIQALERAQGYLKLPNGRALTGQSHDYKRHGTTTLFAALEVATGKIIATHSKRRRRVEFLDFMNSVTATFPNRKLHVILDNLNTHKKNEDWLKAHPNVQFHFTPISAPWLNQVEVWFSILQGQSLSGTSFTSLKQLQEHIDAYVNAYNDRAEPFVWTKKKVRQRRFKGRRITQL; encoded by the coding sequence ATGATACCCGAAGCAAGAGAAGTCCACCTTTCGAGGAAAGATCGCAAGGTGCTTGAGGCGTGCTGTCGCTCACCGGTGACGTTGCAGCGCGATTTGAAGCGGGCGCGGATAGTTCTGTTGGCGGCGGATGGGCGCAGCACCCGGTCGATCGCCAAGGAAGTTGGGGTCCAGCCGCGGATTGTCAGCCTTTGGCGGCATCGCTATGCCGACCATGGCCTTGAAGGGCTGCAAGACAAGCCGCGGCCTGGCAAGCAGCGGATCTATACGAAGACGACCGACAAGCGGATTCTGAAGCTGCTGGATAAGCCGCCACCGCAAGGGTTTGCGCGCTGGACCGGCCCCCTGCTGGCCGAGGCGCTGGGCGATGTCGATGTCCAATATGTCTGGCGGTTCCTGCGCAGCCACAAGATTGACCTGGTGGCTCGCAAGTCCTGGTGCGAGAGCAACGACCCGAACTTTACGGCCAAAGCCGCCGATGTTGTCGGCCTCTATGTCGCGCCGCCGGCGAAGGCCATTGTGCTGTGCGTGGACGAGAAGCCCTCGATCCAGGCTTTGGAGCGAGCGCAGGGTTATCTGAAGTTGCCCAATGGCCGCGCCTTAACCGGCCAAAGCCACGATTACAAGCGGCATGGCACCACAACATTGTTTGCGGCGCTCGAAGTCGCCACCGGAAAGATCATCGCGACCCATTCAAAACGCCGGCGCCGCGTCGAGTTTCTCGATTTCATGAACAGCGTCACCGCGACTTTTCCGAACCGCAAGCTTCACGTCATCCTCGACAACCTCAACACCCATAAAAAGAACGAGGACTGGCTCAAGGCCCACCCCAACGTGCAATTTCATTTCACGCCGATAAGTGCGCCATGGCTCAATCAGGTCGAAGTATGGTTTTCCATCTTGCAGGGGCAGTCGCTCAGCGGCACCTCCTTCACGAGCCTCAAGCAGCTTCAGGAACACATCGATGCCTACGTCAACGCATACAACGACAGAGCCGAGCCCTTCGTCTGGACCAAGAAAAAGGTCCGTCAACGCCGTTTCAAAGGCCGCCGTATCACTCAGCTCTGA
- a CDS encoding helix-turn-helix domain-containing protein: MDTIARTPQQIGAGIRRYRRQKKLTQGDLGEKMHARQATVSKLEAGEPATQLRILMDALAALDLELVIRPRTKLTAEAIEDLF, translated from the coding sequence ATGGATACGATTGCCCGCACCCCCCAGCAAATCGGCGCCGGGATCAGGCGCTACCGGCGGCAGAAGAAGCTCACCCAGGGGGACCTCGGTGAGAAGATGCATGCGCGTCAAGCGACGGTCTCGAAGCTGGAGGCCGGTGAACCTGCAACGCAGCTGCGCATCTTGATGGATGCGCTGGCCGCGCTCGACCTCGAGCTGGTCATCCGGCCGCGCACCAAATTGACGGCTGAAGCGATTGAGGATCTGTTCTGA
- a CDS encoding type II toxin-antitoxin system HipA family toxin — MARRPARAPLNVYLNARLVGRLRRESSGAIDFQYDKQWLAWENAIPVSVSLPLREDRYIGDPVVAVFDNLLPDNDDIRRRVAERAHADGADAYSLLSAIGRDCIGALQFLPDSAAPGGAGAIDGRAASDQEIAAILGNLASNPLGIGPDQDFRISLAGAQEKTALLYWKDKWHVPHGTTATTHIIKPQIGKLPNGIDLTGSVENEHLCLELVAALGLPVAKSSIIDFAGRRVLAVERFDRIWTRDGRLLRLPQEDCCQALSVPPARKYESDGGPGIRKISDFLKGSDTPEDDQAIFFKAQIVFWLLAATDGHAKNFSIHLAPGGRFHLAPLYDIISTQPSLDAGQISQNQMKLAMAIGSNRHYIVHTVLGRHFVQTAKSCGLPDKTVKVVIQQLGDTAAKAIDQVLNALPKGFPEKMAISIADGAKRRVNSLAVLKSSE; from the coding sequence ATGGCGCGTCGCCCTGCCCGTGCGCCGCTCAACGTCTACCTCAACGCACGGCTGGTCGGGCGGCTGCGGCGCGAGAGCAGTGGCGCAATCGATTTCCAGTATGACAAGCAGTGGCTCGCGTGGGAAAATGCCATCCCCGTTTCCGTGTCGCTGCCATTGCGGGAGGATCGTTATATCGGCGATCCCGTCGTCGCTGTTTTTGACAATCTTCTGCCCGATAATGACGACATCCGCCGACGCGTCGCCGAACGCGCGCATGCTGATGGCGCCGATGCTTACAGCCTGCTCTCCGCCATCGGCCGCGATTGCATCGGGGCGCTGCAATTCCTTCCCGACAGTGCCGCACCCGGGGGCGCCGGCGCCATTGATGGCCGCGCCGCTAGCGATCAGGAGATCGCCGCCATTCTCGGCAACCTTGCCAGCAATCCGCTCGGCATCGGCCCCGACCAGGACTTCCGCATTTCTCTCGCGGGCGCGCAGGAAAAGACAGCGCTGCTTTACTGGAAAGACAAGTGGCACGTGCCTCATGGCACGACCGCAACTACGCACATTATCAAGCCGCAGATCGGGAAGTTGCCGAACGGAATCGACCTGACCGGCAGCGTTGAAAACGAGCATCTGTGCCTTGAGCTGGTTGCGGCACTCGGCTTGCCTGTCGCCAAATCAAGCATCATCGATTTCGCCGGGCGCCGCGTGCTCGCAGTTGAGCGGTTCGATCGCATCTGGACGCGCGACGGCCGCCTGTTGCGGCTGCCGCAGGAAGACTGCTGCCAGGCGCTGTCCGTTCCACCCGCGCGAAAGTATGAATCCGATGGCGGACCCGGCATCCGCAAAATCTCGGATTTCCTCAAGGGCAGCGATACGCCTGAGGACGACCAGGCCATTTTCTTCAAGGCGCAGATCGTGTTCTGGCTGCTTGCCGCCACCGATGGCCACGCGAAGAATTTTAGCATTCATTTGGCGCCGGGCGGTCGTTTTCATCTTGCACCGCTTTACGACATCATTTCGACCCAACCGAGCTTGGACGCTGGACAGATCAGCCAAAACCAAATGAAGCTGGCCATGGCGATCGGCAGCAACCGGCATTACATCGTCCACACGGTTCTCGGCCGACATTTCGTGCAGACTGCGAAAAGCTGCGGTCTACCCGACAAAACAGTCAAGGTTGTCATCCAGCAGCTCGGCGATACAGCCGCAAAGGCCATAGATCAGGTGCTGAATGCGCTTCCAAAAGGATTTCCGGAGAAGATGGCCATATCGATTGCTGATGGCGCAAAGCGCCGTGTGAATTCGCTGGCTGTGCTCAAGAGTAGTGAATGA